The Mucilaginibacter defluvii genome contains the following window.
CATTTAAAGCACCCTGACGTACCGCACCATCGCCCATATAGCAAATGTTTACGTTATCAGTGCCTTTATATTTTTCGGCAAAAGCAACACCTGCACCCAGTGGAATCTGGCCGCCCACAATGCCGTGACCGCCGTAAAAATGGTTCTCTTTGTCAAACATGTGCATCGATCCACCTTTACCTTTTGAGCAGCCGGTAGCTTTGCCATACATTTCGGCCATTACCGCACGTGGCGATGTGCCTTTTGCCAGGGCGTGAGCGTGATCACGGTAAGCAGTGATCAAACTGTCCTCATGGCGTATTACCGACATAGCACCGGCAAGCACCGCTTCCTGACCTATGTACAAGTGGCAAAAGCCCCTGATTTTTTGCTGACCATAAAGTTGTCCGGTTTTTTCCTCGAACTTGCGCATCAACTGCATCGACTCGTACCACATCAGGTAGGTGTCTTTATTTATTTCGATTGAACTCATGTTTATTAAAGAACCTTTTTTTAAGATGCGCAAATCTAATTATTGATTTTATAAAATGGAAATCCATTGCAATTGTTACCTCAATTATACCCTTTTTTTACAAAGAGATACCTGTGGCAGACAATTGGCGAACTACAATTGTTAAAAAGGCATTAAAGATTTGGGGATAACGAGTTGTTTGCAAATAAAAAACGCCGGCTTGTACCGGCATTTTAAAGCGTTATCCTAATTTTTTGTATTTTATTCGTTTAGGAGCCACATCGCCAAGGCGTTTTTTGCGGTTTTCCTCATACTCAGTATAGTTACCCTCGAAGAAATAAACCTGCGAGTCGCCCTCAAAGGCCAGTATGTGGGTACATATACGGTCAAGAAACCAGCGGTCGTGACTGATCACTACGGCACAGCCGCCAAAGTTCTCCAATGCTTCCTCTAACGAACGCAGTGTATTTACGTCAATATCATTGGTAGGCTCATCCAGCAGCAACACGTTACTGCCCTTTTTAAGGGTTATGGCCAAATGCACACGGTTACGCTCACCGCCCGATAGTACGCCTATCTTTTTTTGCTGATCGGCGCCGTTGAAGTTAAAGCGTGATACATAAGCGCGTGAGTTGATGGTGCGGTTGCCCACCACAATGTTGTCCGTACCGCCGGTAACATTTTCCCATACGGATTTATTGGCATCCAGGTCATCGTGCATTTGGTCAACATAACCTAAAGCTACGGTTTCGCCTACGCGGAAAGTACCCGCATCTGGTACGTCCTGCCCGGTGATCAGGTGGAACAAAGTGGTTTTACCCGCGCCGTTAGGACCTATAATGCCCACAATACCTGCCGGTGGCAGCGAGAAGCTCAGGTTTTCGAACAATACCTTATCCCCATAAGCTTTAGTAACATTGCTAGCCTCAATAACCACATTACCCAAACGCGGGCCGGGCGGAATGAACAGCTCCAGCTTTTCTTCCCTGTCCTTCGTCTCTTCAGATGCTAGTTTCTCATAGTTTGATAAACGGGCTTTGCCCTTCGCCTGGCGGGCCTTTGGTGCCATGCGCACCCATTCCAGCTCACGCTCCAGGGTTTTCTGGCGTTTGCTTTCGGTTTTCTCTTCCTGTGCCAGGCGTTTGGCCTTTTGGTCAAGCCATGATGAGTAGTTGCCTTTCCACGGGATGCCCTCGCCACGATCAAGCTCCAGTATCCAGCCGGCTACATTGTCAAGGAAGTAACGATCATGCGTTACAGCTATTACGGTGCCTTTATATTGCTGCAGGTGCTGCTCCAGCCAGTCGATTGATTCAGCATCCAGGTGGTTGGTAGGCTCGTCCAGCAGCAATACATCCGGCTCCTGTAATAACAAGCGGCACAAAGCCACACGGCGGCGCTCCCCGCCCGATAGTACGGCTATTTTAGTATCAGGCTCCGGGCAGCGCAAGGCATCCATGGCACGCTCCAGCTTGGTATCCAGTTCCCAGGCGTTAACGGCATCTATCTTGTCCTGCAATTCACCCTGGCGCGCCATCAGCTTATCCATTTTATCGGCATCGCTGTAGTACTCTTCAAGTCCGAATTTTTCGTTAATGTCTTCATATTCCTTTAAGATAGCGGTAATTTCTGACACGCCCTCTTCAACCACTTCGCGTACGGTTTTTTCAGGATCGAGCTCCGGCTCCTGGCTTAACATGCCAACGGTATAACCTGGCGAAAACACAACTTCGCCCTGGTAGCTTTTATCAACCCCGGCGATGATTTTTAGTAAGGATGATTTACCCGAGCCATTTAAACCGATAACACCGATCTTGGCGCCATAAAAAAAGGAGAGGTATATATTTTTAAGAACCTGTTTTTGCGGCGGGAATATTTTATTTACCCCGGCCATCGAGAATATTATTTTTTCGTCTGCCATTATTTGCTTGTTAGAGGGGCAAATATCTGCTAATGAATATTAATAAGCCAAAAAAAAGCAATAAAGGTTTAACGGCTTGTTTCGCCGCCCCTTATCATTATCTTTCCATCCTTAACGCCGGTAAAAATTGTTACTACCGATGTGTTAGGCAGCGCGGTTTTAAAATAAGGCATATTTACGGCAGGTGTTAACCTTACCGATCTCAGATAGCTTTCAGGCACACGTACGTTGGATGTGTCGGTTAGTAGCTTGCCATCCCAGACATATACTAAAGATTGATTTTTCCTAACTGCTATACCTTTAAGTCGTAAAATATCTTTTATGGATAATAGCTTGTCGGCAAGCATACTTTTCAAATAGTCCGGATTTTTAAGGCTGATGTAAATAGCTCCATTTGGATGCTCGTCATCTTTTTTTATAACGTGAATTTCTTTAATGCTATCCGGTTTAATATAGGCGAAGTACGCACGGTTAATAGTTGTACCCTCAACGTAATATGCAGGATTGTTAGGAGGCTGGTTGGTTTGCGCTAACGTTGCATTTGCCGAAATAATCAGGTACGCTGCCGCTAAAAGGATGATTGTTTTCATAATTGGTTTGGTTTGAATAATAAAGGTACTGATTAAAAAGGAGCGTTGAGTATCTGGCAGAAAAAAAATGTATGCCTTTCTGTCATCCGTGCTGACGAATTTGCCGTATGTAATGTAACAGGGCTTCAGCAAGTTTTACCAATTAAACTTTTTGGCTGCCCAGTGTGTCAAATTATTGTAATTCAACGTATTTGTAAAAATAAAAAGAAAAACACTGCTTTTGTTGTTATAAAATTGTTGGGATTGGTTAAAATTTATAGATTGCATTATCATCGCAATGTCTGTTTTGGGTAGCCCCCGATTATTGGCAGTGTTGTTGATAAAAATAGGAAAATCACGTCTTTAACGATTGATGCGAATTGAGAGGTAAGGACGTTCACACATAAGAAAGGTATATATGGAAGCTAAATTTTCGCCACGCGTTAAGGATGTGATACAATATAGCAGGGAAGAGGCCATCCGCCTTGGGCATGATTATATAGGTACCGAACATCTTTTGTTGGGTTTAATTCGCGATGGTGACGGTGTAGCAATAAAATTGCTAAAGGGTTTCAGCGTTGATACCGCTAAACTGCGCCGTGCTGTTGAGGATGCCGTAAAAGGAACAACCGGAACTAACGTAAACATTGGCAGCATACCGCTGACCAAACAAGCCGAAAAGGTATTGAAGATCACTTACCTCGAAGCAAAAATATTTAAAAGCGATGTGATAGGCACTGAGCACCTGCTGCTGTCAATCCTTCGCGATGAGGATAACATTGCCTCACAGATACTATCGCAATTCAATGTGAACTACGAGGTATTTAAAGCGGCGGTTGAATCGCACAAAAATGACATAACCGACGAGATGCCGGGCTCGTCAACAGGTGGCGATGACGACTTTAAGGAAGAAGAATCATTTAGCCAGCCAAAGAAGGTGTCAGACATCAAATCAAAAACACCGGTGCTTGACAACTTTGGCCGTGATTTGACCAAAGCTGCCGAAGAAGGCCGTCTTGACCCGATTGTTGGCCGGGAAAAGGAGATCGAGCGTGTATCGCAAATCCTGTCTCGCCGTAAAAAGAACAACCCTATTTTGATTGGCGAACCGGGTGTTGGTAAATCAGCCATAGCCGAGGGTTTGGCACTGCGTATTGTTCAGCGCAAGGTATCGCGGGTATTGTTCAACAAACGCGTGGTTACGCTTGACCTGGCATCACTGGTGGCAGGTACCAAATACCGCGGCCAGTTTGAGGAGCGTATGAAAGCCGTGATGAACGAACTGGAAAAATCTCCGGACGTGATCCTGTTCATTGATGAGATCCACACCATTGTAGGTGCCGGCGGCGCTTCAGGCTCACTGGATGCATCGAACATGTTTAAACCGGCTTTAGCCAGGGGCGAGATACAATGCATTGGCGCTACAACGTTAGACGAGTATCGCCAGTACATTGAAAAGGATGGGGCTTTGGATCGCCGTTTCCAAAAAGTAATGGTTGAACCTGCTACCCCAGACGAAACTGTAGAGATACTAAACCGCATTAAGGAGAAATATGAGGAGCATCACGGTGTGACCTATACGCCGGAAGCTATTGAAGCTTGCGTTAACCTGACCACCCGCTACATAACCGACAGGTTTTTACCTGACAAGGCGATTGACGCGCTTGATGAAGCTGGTTCACGTGTGCACTTAACCAATATTCACGTACCGCAAAACATACTGGATATTGAGCAGAAGATAGAGCAGATCAAGATCGAAAAAAATAAAGTAGTTCGTAGCCAGAAGTATGAGGAAGCTGCCAAGCTTCGTGATACCGAAAAGCACCTGCTGGAAGAACTTGATCAGGCAAAATCAGTTTGGGAAGCCGAAACAAAATCAAAACGCTACACCGTAAGCGAAGATAATGTTGCCGAGGTGGTAGCCATGATGACCGGTATACCGGTACAAAAGGTTGGCCAGGCTGACAGCGCTAAGCTGCTTGCCATGAGCAATACTATCTCAGGTAAAATTATTGGTCAGGAAGACGCGATCAAGAAACTGACACGTGCGATACAACGTACTCGCGCGGGTTTAAAGGATCCAAAAAAGCCGATTGGTTCATTCATCTTCCTCGGTCCAACAGGTGTAGGCAAAACGGAATTAGCCAAAGAGCTTGCCCGCTTTATGTTTGATACTGAAGACGCGCTGATACAGATTGATATGAGCGAGTACATGGAGAAATTCGCGGTATCACGTTTAGTTGGAGCGCCTCCGGGCTATGTGGGTTACGAAGAAGGCGGACAGTTAACCGAGAAGGTACGCCGTAAACCATACGCGGTGGTATTGCTTGACGAGATTGAAAAAGCTCACCCTGACGTATTCAACATTCTGTTACAGGTGTTGGACGAAGGGCAGTTGACTGACTCGTTAGGCCGTAAGGTTGACTTCAGGAATACCATCATCATCATGACCTCGAACATTGGCGCACGCCAGTTAAAGGATTTTGGCCAAGGTGTAGGTTTCACTACAGCTGCCAAAACATCACAAGCTGAAGCGCATTCAAGAGGTGTGATTGAAAACGCATTGAAACGTGCTTTTGCGCCGGAGTTCCTGAACCGGATTGATGATGTGATCGTGTTTAACGCCTTGGGTAAAGAGGAGATATTCAAGATCATCGATATCGAGCTTGCTCACCTGTTTGGCCGTGTAAATAGCTTGGGTTACAAAATTGAGCTTACTGATAGCGCTAAAGAGTTTATAGCTGAGAAAGGTTACGATTCACAATTTGGTGCCCGCCCGCTTAAACGCGCTATTCAGAAATACCTGGAAGACCCGATTGCAGAGGAAATTTTGAAAGGCGAACTTAATGATGGTGATGTGATGCAGGTGGATTACGATAAGGAAGCCGATCAGATCAAGATCATTGACAAGAAAAGTGAAGGTAAAACTACCGAAGAGGAATCGAAATAAGTTTCATTCACATAAACATAAAGCCCGCTGACAAAATCAGCGGGCTTTTTTATTTTACTATCAGTGGTTTGTTATCTGAGGGATTGCGCGGCTTGAAGCTTCAACTTTTTATGCCAATAGATGTATGACATGGCGATGAATACGAAGCCTAACAGGATAGGCGCCCACATTATTACCGGATCGCCTACGGCAATGAAGGAATATACCGCGCCAATCAGATCAAAAGTAAAACCGGCGTAGGCCCATTCTTTAAGCCTTACAAAGCCCGGTACTAATAATGCTATACAGCCTAAAACCTTAAGTACACTCAGTAGGGGCAGCACGTGCGCCCCAAAGCCAATGTGCTTCATCATAGCGTTTGCTTCGGGTGTAGGCTTAAAGCCTCCAATGGCCGAAAACAACATGGATGCCACCAATAGTATGGTGAATATCCAGTAAATCAGGTTCTCTTTTTTCATGATACGAGTTGATTTATGTAATTGGTTAACTTGTTCAGCGTTTGGTTGCCACCATCAGCAGCGCCAAATTCACCTACCACATATTCAAGTTCCTCAGCGCTATGAAACAGCAGTCGCATAGTGAGCCGCGTTTGGTTAATGCCAGCCTCCTCTAAAGTTACCGATCCCTCAAACTGGCCGTTGTCCCCCTCATGCTCACCATGAAGGTAGCGGATTTTTTCGGGCTTTACTACCTCGGTATATTTTATAAAGTTAGGGTAATCG
Protein-coding sequences here:
- the ettA gene encoding energy-dependent translational throttle protein EttA, coding for MADEKIIFSMAGVNKIFPPQKQVLKNIYLSFFYGAKIGVIGLNGSGKSSLLKIIAGVDKSYQGEVVFSPGYTVGMLSQEPELDPEKTVREVVEEGVSEITAILKEYEDINEKFGLEEYYSDADKMDKLMARQGELQDKIDAVNAWELDTKLERAMDALRCPEPDTKIAVLSGGERRRVALCRLLLQEPDVLLLDEPTNHLDAESIDWLEQHLQQYKGTVIAVTHDRYFLDNVAGWILELDRGEGIPWKGNYSSWLDQKAKRLAQEEKTESKRQKTLERELEWVRMAPKARQAKGKARLSNYEKLASEETKDREEKLELFIPPGPRLGNVVIEASNVTKAYGDKVLFENLSFSLPPAGIVGIIGPNGAGKTTLFHLITGQDVPDAGTFRVGETVALGYVDQMHDDLDANKSVWENVTGGTDNIVVGNRTINSRAYVSRFNFNGADQQKKIGVLSGGERNRVHLAITLKKGSNVLLLDEPTNDIDVNTLRSLEEALENFGGCAVVISHDRWFLDRICTHILAFEGDSQVYFFEGNYTEYEENRKKRLGDVAPKRIKYKKLG
- a CDS encoding ATP-dependent Clp protease ATP-binding subunit; the protein is MEAKFSPRVKDVIQYSREEAIRLGHDYIGTEHLLLGLIRDGDGVAIKLLKGFSVDTAKLRRAVEDAVKGTTGTNVNIGSIPLTKQAEKVLKITYLEAKIFKSDVIGTEHLLLSILRDEDNIASQILSQFNVNYEVFKAAVESHKNDITDEMPGSSTGGDDDFKEEESFSQPKKVSDIKSKTPVLDNFGRDLTKAAEEGRLDPIVGREKEIERVSQILSRRKKNNPILIGEPGVGKSAIAEGLALRIVQRKVSRVLFNKRVVTLDLASLVAGTKYRGQFEERMKAVMNELEKSPDVILFIDEIHTIVGAGGASGSLDASNMFKPALARGEIQCIGATTLDEYRQYIEKDGALDRRFQKVMVEPATPDETVEILNRIKEKYEEHHGVTYTPEAIEACVNLTTRYITDRFLPDKAIDALDEAGSRVHLTNIHVPQNILDIEQKIEQIKIEKNKVVRSQKYEEAAKLRDTEKHLLEELDQAKSVWEAETKSKRYTVSEDNVAEVVAMMTGIPVQKVGQADSAKLLAMSNTISGKIIGQEDAIKKLTRAIQRTRAGLKDPKKPIGSFIFLGPTGVGKTELAKELARFMFDTEDALIQIDMSEYMEKFAVSRLVGAPPGYVGYEEGGQLTEKVRRKPYAVVLLDEIEKAHPDVFNILLQVLDEGQLTDSLGRKVDFRNTIIIMTSNIGARQLKDFGQGVGFTTAAKTSQAEAHSRGVIENALKRAFAPEFLNRIDDVIVFNALGKEEIFKIIDIELAHLFGRVNSLGYKIELTDSAKEFIAEKGYDSQFGARPLKRAIQKYLEDPIAEEILKGELNDGDVMQVDYDKEADQIKIIDKKSEGKTTEEESK
- a CDS encoding DoxX family protein, which produces MKKENLIYWIFTILLVASMLFSAIGGFKPTPEANAMMKHIGFGAHVLPLLSVLKVLGCIALLVPGFVRLKEWAYAGFTFDLIGAVYSFIAVGDPVIMWAPILLGFVFIAMSYIYWHKKLKLQAAQSLR